In Scleropages formosus chromosome 20, fSclFor1.1, whole genome shotgun sequence, a single window of DNA contains:
- the cep20 gene encoding centrosomal protein 20 codes for MATVGELKTALKETLESRGVLGQLKARIRAEVFHALDDTSEPRPSLSHENLLLNELIREYLLFNKYRYTASVLTAESGQPEVPLDRQFMANELNVVEDPSASTMPLLYGLLSHFLNSGGEKGGKLFLRSSGAPAQRDVNVRPMSDANRIGVNETFPAGKSSREHFVLQGGYR; via the exons ATGGCGACCGTAGGAGAGCTGAAAACCG CCCTTAAAGAAACCCTGGAGTCTCGCGGCGTTCTGGGGCAGCTCAAAGCGCGCATCCGCGCGGAGGTGTTCCACGCGCTGGACGACACGAGCGAGCCCCGCCCCTCCCTGTCCCACGAGAACCTGCTGCTGAACGAGCTCATCCGCGAGTACCTGCTCTTCAACAAGTACCGCTACACAGCCTCTGTGCTCACCGCAG AGTCTGGCCAACCCGAGGTCCCTCTCGACAGGCAGTTTATGGCCAATGAGCTGAACGTGGTGGAAGACCCAAGTGCCTCAACTAT GCCTCTCCTCTATGGCTTGCTGTCCCATTTTCTCAACAGTGGTGGAGAGAAAGGAGGTAAACTGTTCCTCCGGAGCTCAGGTGCACCTGCACAAAGAGACGTCAATGTCCGTCCAATGAGCGACGCAAACAGAATAG GTGTCAATGAAACATTTCCAGCTGGAAAAAGCAGCAGAGAACACTTTGTCCTGCAGGGTGGATACAGATGA